The Candidatus Poribacteria bacterium region GTTCTCGATGACTTGTCGGAACCCCCAGCGCGTGTAGAGTCGCTCCCCGGTCGCGAGCGGCGTTCGGTACCGACTCGACGCGAGCGGCGCAAGGACCTCCGGGTTATCGGGCGGGCACGGTTCCTCGAAGAAGAGGAGCCGGTAGGGCTCCGCCGCAAGAATCTGCTGATGCGCCTCCTGCGGCGTCGACATGCCGTGGTTGTCGATCATAATGTCGAAGGCGTCACCGACATTGCCTCGGATCGCTTCGAGGTTCGCCTTCACTTGATCCGGCGAGCCCGCGCCGGTCTTCATCGCCGTGAACCCTAGGTCGCGGAGCTCCAAGGCGGTCTGGGGTCCGCCGTGTCCGTAGAGCCGGATGCGCTCGCGGCACGCGCCGCCGAGAAGCTTGTAGACCGGCACGCCGTACGCCTTGCCCGTGATGTCCCACAGCGCCTGATCGATGCCGCTAAGCGCCGTGTTCAGAATGACGCCACCGCGCCAGAACCCGTGGCGGAACATCGTCTGCCACAGGTGCTCGATCCGCGTTGGGTCCTTGCCGATGACATGCCGCGCCACCTCGTGGAC contains the following coding sequences:
- the dgoD gene encoding galactonate dehydratase — its product is MKVTDVRTYVMRGVERNWVFVKVCTDEGIHGWGEASLEWKERTVEQAVHEVARHVIGKDPTRIEHLWQTMFRHGFWRGGVILNTALSGIDQALWDITGKAYGVPVYKLLGGACRERIRLYGHGGPQTALELRDLGFTAMKTGAGSPDQVKANLEAIRGNVGDAFDIMIDNHGMSTPQEAHQQILAAEPYRLLFFEEPCPPDNPEVLAPLASSRYRTPLATGERLYTRWGFRQVIENQWVSVIQPDLCHAGGISEVRRIAAMAETYYIQVVPHNPYGPVSTAACVHLCAAIPNFLILEYVFTNEPWRTRVQKDPLIIREGHAELPTSPGLGIDLDEDVIASRPFTEDGIAGRFADDGGVQDI